One region of Eleutherodactylus coqui strain aEleCoq1 chromosome 5, aEleCoq1.hap1, whole genome shotgun sequence genomic DNA includes:
- the SRP19 gene encoding signal recognition particle 19 kDa protein has translation MADLRKPHTDPDRFICIYPAYINSKKTIAEGRRITVEKAVQNPTCVEIADVCRANKLNAIIEGDKMYTREWNRDVQYRGRVRVQLRNEDGSPCVDKLPSRKAVMLRVAEDIPKLKTRTQKSGGGDQTLQVGEGSKKSKKKKK, from the exons ATGGCAGACCTGAGAAAGCCACACACAGATCCTGATAG aTTTATTTGCATTTATCCTGCTTATATCAATAGTAAGAAGACCATCGCTGAAGGAAGGAGGATAACAGTAGAAAAG GCTGTACAGAATCCAACATGTGTGGAAATTGCAGATGTGTGTCGAGCCAACAAGTTAAATGCCATTATTGAG GGCGATAAGATGTACACCCGTGAATGGAACAGGGATGTGCAGTACAGGGGCCGTGTACGTGTGCAGCTGAGGAACGAGGATGGCTCGCCCTGCGTGGATAAGCTTCCATCAA GGAAAGCAGTGATGCTTCGTGTAGCAGAAGATATCCCTAAGCTAAAAACTAGAACACAGAAATCTGGAGGTGGAGACCAGACTCTGCAGGTAGGAGAAGGAagcaaaaaaagtaagaaaaagaagaaatga